From Novosphingobium decolorationis, one genomic window encodes:
- the rpsO gene encoding 30S ribosomal protein S15 has translation MTVTAEKKTEIITDNARVSGDTGSPEVQVAILTERIRNLTEHFKAHHKDNHSRRGLLAMVNKRRSLLAYLKKKDVQRYNDLIQKLGLRK, from the coding sequence ATGACGGTTACTGCCGAAAAGAAGACGGAAATCATTACGGACAACGCCCGCGTTTCGGGTGACACCGGATCTCCGGAAGTTCAGGTCGCGATCCTCACCGAGCGTATCCGCAACCTGACCGAGCACTTCAAGGCTCACCACAAGGACAACCACTCGCGTCGCGGTCTTCTCGCCATGGTCAACAAGCGTCGTTCGCTGCTGGCCTACCTCAAGAAGAAGGACGTGCAGCGTTACAACGACCTGATCCAGAAGCTGGGTCTGCGTAAGTAA
- the truB gene encoding tRNA pseudouridine(55) synthase TruB, with protein MPHGWIILDKPVELGSTQAVAAVKRNLREAGFNVKLKGGVKVGHGGTLDPLASGVLPIALGEATKLTGRMLDADKTYLFTLRFGEETDTLDAEGKVIATSDVLPSAEELAVVLPQFTGPITQVPPAYSALKVDGKRAYDLARAGEEVTLKSREVTIHALEIHGFDASDGVTLQAQVSKGTYIRSLARDIAHALGSCGTVTMLRRIKAGPFDLSGAISLDKLNEVGKGAPLEQLLLPLEAGLDDIPAIDLDPEQARAVRQGRVLTGMPQDDGLYWARLETIPVALVELSHGEVRVVRGFNLTDVAE; from the coding sequence ATGCCCCATGGCTGGATCATTCTCGACAAGCCGGTGGAGCTGGGCTCCACGCAGGCCGTCGCCGCGGTCAAGCGCAACTTGCGCGAGGCGGGCTTCAACGTGAAGCTCAAGGGCGGGGTCAAGGTCGGCCATGGCGGCACGCTCGATCCGCTGGCCTCCGGCGTTCTTCCCATTGCGCTGGGCGAGGCGACCAAGCTGACGGGCCGGATGCTCGATGCGGACAAGACCTACCTCTTCACCCTGCGCTTCGGCGAGGAGACCGACACCCTCGATGCCGAGGGCAAGGTGATCGCGACGAGCGATGTCTTGCCCAGCGCCGAGGAGCTGGCGGTGGTCCTGCCGCAGTTCACAGGCCCCATCACCCAGGTCCCGCCCGCCTATTCCGCGCTCAAGGTCGACGGCAAGCGCGCCTATGATCTGGCGCGCGCGGGCGAGGAAGTCACCCTTAAGTCGCGCGAGGTGACGATCCATGCCCTTGAGATCCATGGCTTCGATGCCAGTGACGGGGTGACCTTGCAGGCGCAGGTCTCCAAGGGGACCTATATCCGCAGCCTCGCGCGGGACATCGCGCACGCGCTGGGAAGCTGCGGCACGGTGACGATGCTGCGCCGGATCAAGGCCGGGCCCTTCGACCTCTCGGGGGCGATTTCGCTGGACAAATTGAACGAAGTCGGTAAGGGCGCGCCTCTTGAGCAGTTACTCTTGCCGCTGGAGGCGGGGCTGGACGACATCCCGGCCATCGACCTCGACCCGGAGCAGGCAAGGGCGGTCCGACAGGGCCGCGTTCTGACCGGGATGCCCCAGGATGACGGGCTCTACTGGGCACGGCTGGAAACCATTCCGGTCGCGCTGGTGGAGCTTTCACACGGCGAAGTCCGCGTGGTCCGGGGGTTCAACCTCACAGATGTCGCGGAGTGA
- a CDS encoding arginyltransferase — translation MTAPVRFPRFFVTSPAPCPYLPGRSERKVFTELKGPHADSLNDALSRIGFRRSQTVAYRPSCIDCSACISVRVVASEFAASSSQKRALKANDDLVVTVCRPWSTSEQFELLQAYLAERHPEGGMTAMDEIDYADMVEHTPVTSYVVEYREPSEDGVTPGRLVGACLTDRQCDGLSMIYSFYDPQSPRKGLGNFIILDHIRRSVEMGLGYVYLGYWVEGSARMQYKVRYRPLEKLGRAGWERMAPEDQDRLIADAVANPRKEEGLGTTMGKDGMTAISRD, via the coding sequence GTGACGGCACCGGTTCGATTTCCCCGCTTCTTCGTGACCAGCCCCGCGCCGTGCCCCTATCTGCCGGGCCGGAGCGAGCGCAAGGTGTTCACGGAGCTCAAGGGGCCGCACGCGGATTCGCTCAACGATGCGCTCAGCCGCATCGGCTTTCGCCGCAGCCAGACCGTTGCCTATCGTCCCTCCTGCATCGACTGCAGCGCCTGCATCTCGGTGCGCGTGGTCGCCAGCGAATTCGCCGCCTCCTCTTCGCAGAAGCGCGCGCTCAAGGCGAACGACGATCTGGTCGTCACCGTCTGCCGCCCCTGGTCCACCAGCGAGCAGTTCGAACTGCTTCAGGCCTATCTCGCCGAACGCCACCCCGAAGGCGGGATGACCGCGATGGACGAGATCGACTACGCCGACATGGTCGAGCATACCCCTGTCACCAGCTACGTGGTCGAATACCGCGAACCGTCCGAGGACGGGGTGACGCCGGGCCGCCTTGTCGGCGCCTGCCTGACCGACCGCCAGTGCGACGGGCTGTCGATGATCTACAGCTTCTATGACCCGCAAAGCCCGCGCAAGGGACTGGGCAACTTCATCATCCTCGACCACATCCGCCGCTCGGTGGAGATGGGGCTGGGTTATGTCTACCTCGGTTACTGGGTCGAAGGCTCTGCGCGCATGCAGTACAAGGTGCGCTACCGCCCGCTTGAAAAGCTGGGCCGCGCCGGGTGGGAGCGCATGGCTCCTGAAGACCAGGACCGCCTCATCGCCGATGCGGTTGCCAATCCCCGCAAGGAAGAGGGCCTCGGCACCACGATGGGCAAGGACGGGATGACCGCCATTTCGCGCGACTGA
- a CDS encoding threonine ammonia-lyase — MEQPVSKPAETAADAVLTLDDVRAASGRISGNIVRTPTMRSQTLSEITGADIWLKFENHQFTASYKERGALNALMQLSEERKSRGVIAASAGNHAQGLSYHGTRLGIPVTIVMPRTTPLVKVMQTESVGGKVVLEGESFDDAYAHARKLEAEHGYTFVHPFDDPHVAAGQGTVALEMLEDVPDLDTLVVPIGGGGLSSGMGTAARALRPEMKIYGVEAQLYPSMYNALKGMNLPIGGDTLAEGIAVFSPGAFTSRTLKGLLDDILLVSEPKIESALALLLQIEKTLVEGAGACGLAALMDNRDLFKGRKVGIVLSGGNIDTRLLANVLLRDLARSGRLARLRIGLQDRAGALFKVAKVFHEQNVNIIEVFHQRIFTHLPAKGLVTEIECEARDSAQLDALIAALHREGYEVRRVETD, encoded by the coding sequence ATGGAACAGCCTGTATCGAAGCCTGCCGAAACGGCCGCAGACGCGGTCCTGACCCTCGATGATGTCCGCGCGGCATCGGGGCGCATTTCGGGCAATATTGTCCGTACGCCCACGATGCGCAGCCAGACGCTCAGCGAGATTACCGGCGCCGATATTTGGCTCAAGTTCGAAAATCACCAGTTTACCGCATCTTACAAGGAGCGCGGCGCGCTCAACGCGCTCATGCAGCTGAGCGAGGAGCGCAAGAGCCGCGGCGTGATCGCGGCCTCGGCCGGCAACCACGCGCAGGGGCTGAGCTATCACGGCACGCGCCTGGGCATCCCGGTCACCATCGTCATGCCGCGCACGACTCCGCTCGTGAAAGTCATGCAGACCGAGAGCGTGGGCGGCAAGGTGGTGCTGGAAGGCGAGAGTTTCGACGACGCCTATGCCCACGCGCGCAAGCTGGAGGCCGAGCACGGCTACACCTTCGTCCACCCCTTCGACGATCCGCATGTCGCGGCCGGGCAGGGCACCGTGGCGCTGGAGATGCTGGAAGACGTGCCCGATCTCGACACGCTGGTCGTGCCGATCGGCGGGGGCGGCCTCAGTTCCGGGATGGGCACGGCCGCGCGCGCGCTGAGGCCCGAGATGAAGATCTACGGCGTCGAGGCGCAGCTCTACCCCTCGATGTACAACGCCCTCAAGGGCATGAACCTGCCGATCGGCGGCGACACGCTGGCCGAGGGCATCGCGGTGTTTTCGCCCGGCGCGTTCACCTCGCGCACCCTGAAGGGCCTGCTCGACGACATCCTGCTGGTGAGCGAGCCCAAGATCGAGAGCGCGCTGGCGCTGCTTCTCCAGATCGAGAAGACGCTGGTCGAGGGCGCGGGCGCCTGTGGCCTGGCCGCACTCATGGACAACCGCGACCTGTTCAAGGGCCGCAAGGTCGGCATCGTGCTGTCGGGCGGCAACATCGACACGCGCCTGCTCGCCAACGTGCTGCTGCGCGACCTGGCCCGTTCGGGGCGCCTCGCTCGCCTGCGCATCGGCCTGCAGGACCGCGCGGGCGCGCTGTTCAAGGTCGCCAAGGTGTTCCACGAGCAGAACGTGAACATCATCGAGGTCTTCCACCAGCGCATCTTCACGCATCTTCCCGCCAAGGGGCTGGTGACCGAGATCGAGTGCGAGGCGCGCGATTCGGCGCAGCTCGACGCGCTGATCGCCGCGCTCCACCGCGAGGGCTACGAAGTGCGCCGGGTCGAGACCGACTGA
- a CDS encoding NAD(P)-dependent oxidoreductase produces the protein MTEQMSDAHAEEPQTGAETTPERPPVDPRKVSFIGLGVMGGEIARHIAEAGHELTIYNRSPDRLKRWQEENPGLASRVAANPAHAALDADVVITCVGNDDDLADVVLGPNGAFRTMRKGSTFIDHTTVSARIARQISVEARDLQIQCVDAPMTGSQIGAEQGTLTLMCGGRDAAIEAARPVMEAYSSRIVHVGKAGAGQTAKMACQICIAGNIAALAEAVRFAQASHLDMDKVYEAISGGAAQSWQMDNRWSSMDADEFDFGFAIDWMRKDLGLSLEEGRGLGVSLPVAGLVDQFFAEIQAMGGGRLDTSAIVKRLPRKSRP, from the coding sequence ATGACCGAACAGATGAGTGATGCACACGCCGAGGAGCCGCAGACCGGCGCGGAGACCACGCCGGAGCGGCCTCCCGTGGACCCGCGCAAGGTCTCCTTCATCGGCCTTGGGGTGATGGGCGGCGAAATCGCGCGGCACATTGCCGAAGCGGGCCATGAACTGACGATCTACAACCGCTCCCCCGACCGGCTCAAGCGCTGGCAGGAGGAGAACCCGGGCCTCGCCTCGCGCGTCGCGGCCAACCCCGCGCACGCCGCGCTCGACGCCGATGTGGTGATCACCTGCGTGGGCAACGACGATGATCTGGCCGACGTCGTGCTCGGCCCCAATGGCGCCTTTCGCACGATGCGCAAGGGCTCGACCTTCATCGACCACACCACGGTCTCGGCGCGCATCGCCCGCCAGATCTCGGTGGAAGCGCGCGACCTCCAGATCCAGTGTGTCGACGCGCCGATGACCGGCTCGCAGATCGGCGCCGAACAGGGCACGCTCACGCTCATGTGCGGCGGGCGCGATGCGGCCATCGAGGCCGCCCGTCCTGTCATGGAGGCCTACTCCAGCCGTATCGTCCACGTCGGCAAGGCGGGCGCGGGGCAGACCGCGAAGATGGCTTGCCAGATCTGCATCGCGGGCAACATCGCGGCCCTTGCCGAAGCGGTCCGCTTCGCGCAGGCCTCCCACCTCGACATGGACAAGGTCTACGAGGCGATCTCGGGCGGCGCAGCGCAGTCTTGGCAGATGGACAACCGCTGGTCCTCGATGGACGCCGACGAATTCGACTTCGGCTTCGCCATCGACTGGATGCGCAAGGACCTGGGGCTCAGCCTTGAGGAAGGCCGGGGCCTGGGCGTCTCGCTCCCCGTCGCGGGCCTCGTTGACCAGTTCTTCGCCGAGATCCAGGCGATGGGCGGGGGACGTCTCGACACCAGTGCCATCGTCAAGCGGCTGCCGAGGAAAAGCCGTCCGTGA
- a CDS encoding amidohydrolase — translation MLGTALVAVPAEARKKKKAEEVEKPVPGTLIDNIKGLSPDGKGGIEHFDGFLIAPDGHVAEVYHEGEKRPKYADYRLDGEGQVVVPGMIDAHTHVMMLGFSKLTLDLSSTHSLDEALARIAAWTAAHPEAPWILGTGWNEVEWGLGRLPTAAELDRVTGGKPAWLTRIDAHGGWANTAALEAAGITAKTKDPKGGRIVRTASGAPEGVLVDAAAKLVAAKLPAPRPEDRDAALAEAQLDFLKNGVTAVADMGTSIEDWQAFRRAGDTGRLRVRIVSYADSIANMELIGGPGPSAWVYDDRLRLSGVKLFLDGALGSRGAWLKQPYADDPETRGLPLLSQTQLSNMMSRAALDHFQVAVHAIGDEANAVVLDALEELSSTYTGDRRWRIEHAQILDPADIARFAAHGTIASMQPQHEASDRTMAEARLGPARLSGAYAWKSLANAGATLAFGSDTPVEPARPFTGMAVAVTRQGADGQPLVGWQPQETISREAALTAYTTGAAYAMFAEDRLGRIAKGYRADFLFVDKDPMTVSPEALRDLTVKETWIGGQQAWAAEESAKSEEALRPEEEDGQEGR, via the coding sequence ATGCTGGGAACGGCGCTTGTCGCCGTGCCCGCCGAAGCCCGCAAGAAGAAGAAGGCCGAGGAGGTCGAGAAGCCGGTCCCCGGCACGCTCATCGACAACATCAAAGGGCTCTCGCCCGACGGCAAGGGCGGGATCGAGCACTTCGACGGCTTCCTGATCGCGCCGGACGGCCACGTCGCTGAGGTCTACCACGAGGGCGAGAAGCGCCCCAAATACGCCGACTACCGCCTCGATGGCGAGGGCCAGGTGGTGGTCCCGGGCATGATCGACGCGCACACGCACGTCATGATGCTGGGCTTTTCCAAGCTGACGCTCGACCTGTCCTCCACCCACTCGCTCGACGAGGCGCTCGCCCGCATCGCGGCCTGGACCGCCGCCCACCCCGAGGCGCCCTGGATCCTGGGCACGGGCTGGAACGAGGTCGAGTGGGGCCTGGGCCGTCTACCTACCGCCGCCGAACTCGACCGCGTGACCGGCGGCAAGCCTGCCTGGCTGACCCGCATCGATGCGCACGGAGGCTGGGCCAACACCGCCGCGCTCGAAGCGGCAGGCATCACCGCCAAGACCAAGGACCCCAAGGGCGGGCGCATCGTACGCACCGCTTCGGGCGCGCCCGAGGGCGTCCTTGTCGATGCGGCGGCCAAACTGGTCGCGGCCAAGCTCCCCGCTCCGCGCCCGGAGGACCGCGACGCCGCGCTCGCCGAAGCCCAGCTCGATTTCCTCAAGAACGGGGTCACGGCGGTTGCCGACATGGGCACCAGCATCGAGGACTGGCAGGCGTTCCGCCGCGCGGGCGATACCGGGCGGCTGCGCGTGCGCATCGTCTCCTACGCCGATTCGATTGCCAACATGGAGCTGATCGGCGGGCCCGGCCCCTCGGCCTGGGTCTACGACGACCGCCTGCGCCTCAGCGGCGTGAAGCTGTTCCTCGATGGTGCGCTCGGCTCGCGCGGGGCCTGGCTCAAGCAGCCCTACGCCGACGATCCCGAAACACGCGGCCTGCCGCTCCTCTCGCAGACCCAGCTTTCCAACATGATGAGCCGCGCCGCGCTCGACCACTTCCAGGTCGCGGTCCACGCCATTGGCGACGAGGCCAACGCGGTCGTGCTCGACGCGCTCGAGGAACTGTCCTCGACCTACACCGGCGACCGGCGCTGGCGCATCGAACACGCGCAGATCCTCGATCCCGCCGACATCGCGCGCTTTGCCGCGCACGGCACCATTGCCTCAATGCAGCCCCAGCACGAGGCGAGCGACCGCACCATGGCCGAAGCGCGCCTGGGCCCTGCGCGCCTGTCCGGAGCCTATGCCTGGAAGTCGCTGGCGAACGCCGGGGCCACGCTCGCCTTTGGATCGGACACCCCGGTCGAACCCGCGCGCCCCTTCACCGGCATGGCGGTTGCCGTGACCCGGCAGGGCGCGGACGGCCAGCCCTTGGTCGGCTGGCAACCGCAGGAGACGATCTCACGCGAAGCCGCGCTCACCGCCTACACCACAGGCGCGGCCTACGCGATGTTCGCCGAGGATCGCCTGGGGCGCATCGCCAAGGGCTACCGCGCGGACTTCCTGTTCGTGGACAAGGACCCGATGACGGTCAGCCCCGAAGCCCTGCGTGACCTCACGGTCAAGGAAACCTGGATCGGCGGCCAGCAGGCCTGGGCGGCGGAAGAAAGCGCAAAGAGCGAAGAAGCGCTGCGGCCCGAAGAAGAAGACGGCCAGGAAGGGCGGTAA
- the tatC gene encoding twin-arginine translocase subunit TatC: MAFKISDIDDSQAPLLDHLVELRARLVRAFLAFGVAFGICFYFADDIFGFLVRPLTAAFPAGEGKLIYTKLYEAFFVEVKIAVFAAFFFSFPVIANQIWAFIAPGLYAKEKKAFLPFLIATPILFTMGAALAYYVVMPTAFHFFLGFQGSAGGLKLEALPGTGDYLSLVMQFILAFGISFLLPVLLMLLNRAGIVSRVQAVAARRYVIVGIFVVAAIATPPDVISQVLLAVPLLLLFEGTLLLMWFTERRDAKVAQDDPVEAAAE; this comes from the coding sequence ATGGCCTTCAAGATTTCCGACATCGACGATTCGCAGGCTCCCCTGCTCGATCACCTCGTCGAACTGCGCGCGCGCCTGGTGCGCGCGTTCCTGGCCTTTGGCGTTGCCTTCGGCATCTGCTTCTATTTTGCCGACGACATCTTCGGCTTCCTGGTCCGCCCGCTGACCGCCGCCTTCCCGGCGGGCGAGGGCAAGCTGATCTACACCAAGCTCTACGAAGCCTTTTTCGTGGAAGTGAAGATCGCGGTCTTCGCCGCCTTCTTCTTCAGCTTCCCGGTGATCGCCAACCAGATCTGGGCCTTCATCGCACCGGGCCTCTACGCCAAGGAAAAGAAGGCCTTCCTGCCGTTCCTGATCGCCACCCCGATCCTGTTCACGATGGGCGCGGCGCTGGCCTACTACGTGGTGATGCCCACCGCCTTCCACTTCTTCCTGGGCTTCCAGGGCAGTGCAGGCGGGCTCAAGCTCGAGGCGCTCCCTGGGACGGGCGACTACCTCTCGCTCGTGATGCAGTTCATCCTCGCCTTCGGCATCAGCTTCCTGCTGCCCGTGCTGCTGATGCTGCTCAACCGCGCCGGGATCGTCAGCCGCGTCCAGGCCGTGGCCGCACGCCGCTACGTCATCGTCGGGATCTTCGTGGTCGCCGCGATCGCGACCCCGCCCGACGTGATCTCGCAGGTCCTCCTCGCGGTGCCGCTGCTGCTCCTCTTCGAAGGCACGCTGCTGCTCATGTGGTTCACCGAACGCCGCGATGCGAAGGTCGCGCAAGATGATCCGGTCGAGGCTGCGGCGGAGTAG
- the tatB gene encoding Sec-independent protein translocase protein TatB, with protein sequence MLDIGATELLMVVIVAVVVIGPKDMPLAMRTAGRWIGKLRKVTGHFRAGIDAMVREAELEEMEQKWREQNEAIMKAAPKLPTAEDMEAPRKAKTDAEKANNVEGDAPAEPEALPAPEPASTPSGEVSAPETTSEPQPVPASDPARPAS encoded by the coding sequence ATGCTGGATATCGGAGCCACGGAACTCCTGATGGTCGTCATCGTGGCGGTCGTCGTCATCGGGCCCAAGGACATGCCCCTGGCGATGCGCACGGCTGGCCGCTGGATCGGCAAGTTGCGCAAGGTTACGGGGCACTTCCGCGCCGGGATCGACGCGATGGTACGCGAAGCCGAGCTCGAGGAGATGGAGCAGAAGTGGCGCGAACAGAACGAGGCGATCATGAAGGCGGCCCCCAAGCTGCCGACCGCCGAGGACATGGAAGCGCCGCGCAAGGCCAAGACCGACGCGGAAAAGGCGAACAACGTCGAGGGTGACGCCCCGGCAGAGCCCGAGGCGCTGCCCGCGCCCGAGCCGGCCTCCACGCCCTCTGGCGAAGTCTCTGCGCCGGAAACCACGTCCGAGCCCCAACCCGTGCCGGCCTCCGACCCGGCCCGCCCCGCGTCCTGA
- a CDS encoding twin-arginine translocase TatA/TatE family subunit, with translation MGSFSIWHWLIVLVIVLVLFGRGKVSEIMGDFGKGIKSFKQGMNEDEDEAKPAKSDAKPAQITSADPAPSASETTKSDQA, from the coding sequence ATGGGTAGCTTCTCGATCTGGCACTGGCTGATTGTCCTGGTGATCGTGCTCGTGCTGTTCGGTCGCGGCAAGGTCTCCGAAATCATGGGTGACTTCGGCAAGGGCATCAAGAGCTTCAAGCAGGGCATGAACGAGGACGAGGACGAGGCCAAGCCCGCCAAGTCGGACGCCAAGCCCGCGCAGATCACCTCGGCCGACCCCGCGCCCAGCGCGAGCGAAACCACCAAGAGCGACCAGGCCTGA
- the scpB gene encoding SMC-Scp complex subunit ScpB yields MSAPDSPVPDDMERAVEATLFAAEAPMTAEQISRHLGDGEVRPALRALQAHYQGRGIQLVERGRHWHFETAPDLAHLLRREKEEVRRLSRAATEVLAIVAYHEPVSRAEIEAIRGVQTAKGTLDVLIEAGWVRTAGRREVPGRPVIYATTDAFLAHFGLSSRKELPGLDELRAAGLLEAVDDAMVEDALRPGISAETQEGDRPATEPGLNDDRLST; encoded by the coding sequence ATGAGCGCGCCGGATAGTCCTGTGCCCGACGATATGGAACGCGCGGTCGAGGCGACCCTGTTCGCCGCCGAGGCGCCGATGACGGCCGAGCAGATCTCCCGGCACTTGGGCGATGGCGAGGTGCGTCCGGCGCTTAGGGCGCTCCAGGCGCATTATCAGGGGCGCGGCATCCAGCTCGTCGAGCGGGGGCGCCACTGGCACTTCGAGACCGCACCCGACCTGGCCCACCTCCTGCGCCGCGAGAAGGAGGAGGTGCGCCGCCTCTCGCGCGCGGCAACCGAGGTCCTGGCCATCGTGGCCTACCATGAGCCCGTCAGCCGCGCCGAGATCGAGGCGATCCGCGGCGTGCAGACCGCCAAGGGGACGCTCGACGTGCTGATCGAGGCGGGCTGGGTGCGCACGGCGGGGCGCCGCGAAGTGCCCGGCCGGCCCGTGATCTACGCCACGACCGACGCATTCCTGGCGCATTTCGGACTGTCGTCGCGCAAGGAATTGCCCGGACTTGACGAATTACGCGCCGCGGGGCTGCTCGAAGCGGTCGATGATGCTATGGTAGAGGACGCATTGCGACCCGGAATTTCAGCGGAAACCCAAGAAGGTGACCGTCCTGCGACCGAACCGGGTCTAAACGATGACAGGCTTTCAACTTAG
- a CDS encoding segregation and condensation protein A encodes MGEAEAVWDAVSPAEQRRQALYIEIEGWEGPLDLLLDLARRQKVDLRRISILELVDAYLDYIDTAGEMRLEIAADYLVMAAWLAYLKSSLLLPKEEQPDPSPEELAMRLQLRLQRLGAMREAAARLMGRDRLGRDVFPRGAPEGLRVEKRNAWQCSWLDLVRAYGDVKLRAQPAVHLVRERMVMSLDSAIARVSAMVGVALDWMELREFVPPCKEDWADPQLRKSALASSFVAALELAKAGKVELVQESVFGPLQVRALST; translated from the coding sequence CTGGGCGAAGCCGAGGCGGTGTGGGACGCGGTCTCGCCCGCCGAGCAGCGGCGCCAGGCGCTCTACATCGAGATCGAGGGCTGGGAAGGGCCGCTGGACCTGCTGCTCGATCTCGCGCGGCGCCAGAAGGTGGATCTGCGCCGCATTTCCATCCTCGAACTCGTCGATGCCTATCTCGATTACATCGACACAGCGGGCGAGATGCGTCTGGAAATCGCGGCGGATTACCTCGTGATGGCGGCCTGGCTCGCCTATCTCAAGTCGTCCTTGCTGCTCCCCAAGGAGGAACAGCCCGATCCCAGCCCCGAGGAACTGGCGATGCGCCTGCAACTGCGTCTCCAGCGCCTGGGCGCCATGCGCGAGGCGGCGGCCCGGCTGATGGGGCGTGACCGGTTGGGGCGCGACGTTTTCCCGCGCGGTGCGCCCGAGGGGCTGCGCGTGGAAAAACGCAACGCCTGGCAGTGTTCCTGGCTCGACCTCGTGCGGGCCTATGGCGATGTGAAGCTGCGCGCGCAGCCCGCCGTCCATCTCGTGCGCGAGCGCATGGTGATGAGCCTCGACAGCGCGATTGCGCGGGTCTCGGCGATGGTGGGCGTTGCCCTCGACTGGATGGAACTGCGCGAATTCGTGCCCCCTTGCAAGGAGGACTGGGCCGATCCGCAGCTGCGCAAGTCCGCGCTCGCCTCCAGCTTCGTCGCCGCGCTCGAACTGGCCAAGGCGGGCAAGGTCGAACTGGTGCAGGAGAGCGTCTTCGGGCCGCTCCAGGTGCGGGCGCTGTCGACATGA
- the nagZ gene encoding beta-N-acetylhexosaminidase, translated as MVPAIFGLSGHVLTADEAAFFRDADPAGYILFGRNVADRAQLRALTDALRDLHGRADLFICIDQEGGRVARMKPPVWPAYPPGEVFDRVYDHAPASAIEAARANGEALGLDLAQAGITVDCHPSLDVRQTGAHDVIGDRAFGHDPMRVAALGRATLDGLARAGVVGCIKHIPGHGRALADSHKELPTVTASAEELETDLRPFRTLAHAPIGMTAHVRYTAWDADNPGTLSPFVVQEIIRGRIGFDGLLLTDDLDMEALSGSVPERAARAIAAGCDIALNCWAKMDDMVGIAKALPAITPEARARLERAMASCPEGAGTGDHAALVARREALLAQGVA; from the coding sequence ATGGTTCCTGCGATTTTCGGCCTTTCGGGGCACGTCCTCACGGCGGATGAAGCCGCCTTCTTCCGCGACGCCGATCCGGCCGGCTACATCCTCTTCGGGCGCAATGTCGCCGACCGCGCCCAGCTGCGCGCGCTGACCGACGCGCTGCGCGACCTCCACGGACGGGCCGACCTCTTCATCTGCATCGACCAGGAAGGCGGACGTGTCGCGCGCATGAAGCCGCCGGTCTGGCCTGCCTATCCGCCGGGCGAGGTGTTCGACCGCGTGTACGATCACGCACCCGCCAGCGCCATCGAGGCCGCGCGGGCCAACGGCGAAGCGCTCGGGCTCGATCTTGCGCAAGCGGGCATCACGGTCGACTGCCACCCCTCGCTCGACGTGCGCCAGACGGGCGCACACGATGTCATCGGTGACCGCGCCTTCGGCCACGATCCGATGCGCGTGGCCGCGCTCGGCCGCGCGACGCTTGACGGCTTGGCGCGCGCGGGCGTGGTGGGCTGCATCAAGCACATTCCCGGCCACGGACGCGCTCTGGCCGACAGCCACAAGGAACTGCCCACGGTGACCGCCAGCGCAGAGGAGCTGGAGACGGACCTGCGCCCCTTCCGCACGCTGGCGCACGCGCCCATCGGCATGACCGCGCACGTGCGCTACACCGCCTGGGACGCGGACAATCCGGGCACGCTCTCACCCTTCGTGGTGCAGGAGATCATTCGTGGGCGCATCGGCTTCGATGGGCTGCTCCTGACCGACGATCTCGACATGGAGGCGCTTTCGGGCTCGGTGCCCGAACGCGCGGCGCGCGCCATTGCAGCGGGCTGCGACATCGCGCTCAACTGCTGGGCGAAGATGGACGACATGGTGGGGATCGCGAAGGCACTGCCTGCAATCACGCCCGAAGCCCGTGCGCGGCTGGAGAGAGCCATGGCCTCCTGCCCCGAAGGGGCAGGCACTGGCGATCACGCCGCGCTCGTTGCCCGGCGCGAGGCGCTTTTGGCGCAGGGCGTCGCCTGA